One window from the genome of Alkalihalobacillus sp. LMS6 encodes:
- a CDS encoding helix-turn-helix domain-containing protein yields the protein MRGDRLRKLRKEKGLTIQEVADKLGVTYSAVQGYEVERKTPSINNLEQLSILFNVSSDYLLGLSDDERIEKNPELFDFLKQQHLTWKDVKLNKEHLDMINAVLDVAIHRKNMNNEDHDKNGSTKHK from the coding sequence ATGAGAGGAGATCGCTTAAGAAAGCTGCGAAAAGAAAAAGGGCTAACCATTCAAGAGGTAGCCGATAAGCTAGGTGTGACGTACTCTGCTGTTCAAGGGTATGAAGTAGAACGAAAAACACCTTCAATCAATAACCTCGAGCAACTTTCTATATTATTTAATGTATCCTCAGATTATTTGCTTGGTCTTAGTGATGATGAGAGAATTGAAAAAAATCCTGAACTATTCGACTTTCTAAAGCAACAACATTTAACGTGGAAAGACGTAAAGTTGAATAAAGAACATCTAGATATGATCAATGCCGTTTTAGATGTCGCCATACACAGAAAAAATATGAATAATGAAGATCATGATAAAAATGGAAGTACTAAGCATAAGTAA
- a CDS encoding CPBP family intramembrane glutamic endopeptidase: protein MKTTFFSSMRWSYKELSLLLLLTLVIVPIGIEWVLQNFLQQLFQNSLYAGTMTGFVMAVVFTLGVYVIALRPHQLSWHAVGVRRFSQTYWKWIIVWTIVLIVASLLIVILMDLFQMSTENEKTESLTADMNWLTFSIGFISAAIISPIYEEIFYRGFLYRWFRVKWGMWAGLLCSSFIFTIVHVPTYNTLPVNFISGLVFAWTYEKTGSILPAILIHGTFNGLAVILTALG, encoded by the coding sequence ATGAAGACAACCTTTTTTTCATCGATGAGATGGTCCTATAAGGAACTAAGTCTGTTGCTTCTGCTTACGCTCGTCATCGTTCCTATCGGAATTGAATGGGTCTTGCAGAATTTTCTACAGCAACTGTTTCAAAACAGCCTCTATGCTGGTACGATGACAGGTTTTGTTATGGCGGTCGTGTTTACGTTAGGCGTATATGTCATTGCGTTACGACCGCATCAATTAAGCTGGCACGCAGTTGGGGTACGGCGTTTTTCCCAAACGTACTGGAAATGGATTATTGTTTGGACAATCGTTCTAATCGTAGCTAGTTTATTGATCGTCATCCTTATGGATTTGTTTCAAATGTCGACTGAAAACGAAAAAACCGAATCGTTAACGGCAGATATGAATTGGCTGACATTTAGTATCGGATTCATCTCTGCCGCCATCATCTCGCCAATCTACGAGGAAATTTTTTATCGCGGGTTTCTTTATAGATGGTTTAGAGTGAAGTGGGGAATGTGGGCAGGACTTCTTTGTAGCTCTTTTATTTTTACAATCGTTCACGTTCCTACATATAATACGCTTCCCGTTAACTTTATTTCGGGACTCGTTTTTGCGTGGACCTACGAAAAAACAGGCTCGATTTTACCAGCTATCCTGATACATGGAACCTTTAATGGGCTTGCGGTTATTCTCACAGCACTCGGTTAA
- a CDS encoding DMT family transporter, translated as MKIVIAYALAVLLWASAFPGIRVGLEHYSPEHLSLVRLLIGSIGLLVFAFIAKIGLPRLKDVPVIFVLGFLGFSVYHTALSIGEQTVSAGAASLLVSMTPIFSAILATFFLKERMRGLSWIGSVIAFLGVFIIMIGTGDSFVFEVGVFIILIGALGESMYFVFQSHYLKHYEFLPFTVYTILAGTIFLLLFIPGLGSAIATAPAAINMTVVYLGLFPTLIPYFCIAYVTSKVGASEATSVLYLTPAFAILIAWLWLGEVPTFITIVGGILTLIGVGITNKRTIHVNESLANHST; from the coding sequence ATGAAGATCGTTATTGCTTACGCACTGGCAGTCCTACTGTGGGCTTCTGCGTTTCCTGGTATACGAGTTGGTCTTGAGCATTATTCACCGGAACACTTATCGTTAGTACGGTTGCTTATCGGCTCTATTGGTTTACTTGTATTTGCTTTCATTGCAAAGATTGGACTGCCTCGTTTAAAAGATGTTCCAGTCATATTTGTATTAGGTTTTTTAGGGTTCTCTGTTTATCATACTGCTTTAAGTATAGGAGAACAGACGGTAAGCGCTGGGGCGGCATCATTGCTTGTTTCAATGACACCAATTTTTTCTGCAATCTTGGCGACGTTCTTTCTGAAAGAGAGGATGAGGGGGTTGTCGTGGATAGGCTCTGTCATTGCATTTTTAGGTGTGTTTATCATTATGATCGGGACAGGTGATTCCTTCGTTTTTGAGGTGGGTGTCTTCATTATCCTTATTGGAGCTTTAGGTGAGAGCATGTACTTTGTTTTTCAAAGTCATTACCTCAAACATTATGAGTTCTTGCCATTTACGGTCTATACGATTCTAGCTGGAACCATCTTTCTCCTTCTTTTTATACCCGGATTAGGGTCAGCCATCGCCACTGCGCCAGCTGCTATCAATATGACCGTTGTCTATCTAGGCCTTTTCCCCACGCTCATTCCTTACTTTTGTATTGCTTATGTCACGTCAAAAGTAGGAGCGTCAGAGGCTACGAGCGTCCTTTACTTAACACCTGCTTTTGCTATTCTCATCGCTTGGCTATGGTTGGGAGAGGTTCCAACATTCATTACAATAGTAGGTGGGATTTTGACATTGATAGGGGTAGGCATAACGAACAAGCGAACAATACATGTGAACGAAAGTCTAGCGAATCATTCAACCTAG
- a CDS encoding PLP-dependent aminotransferase family protein encodes MTNSHRIVTELKEKIMSGEWPVYTKLPTQNELAQQYQVNRSTVVKAIDELKSYGYVTAVQGSGVYVSTELRKADLKQFLMNWDRLSQWSFYSSNKSLVKKINDYENNASYIQLSKGVLGKEHIPDALIAKAMTNASMQPLDHEYGDGKGDIRFRKAISKHLEKRGIHVGIESIMVVSGALNGIQLIASSILQTGSQIYLDTHSFLNTLNFFHSLGIRTSPVLQFGNTHNLKDMKPNQAVYVNSPFQNPTTLSLHANEQDDLINYTHTKNIAIIEDNIYGDLVYDGHYPSLKSKDKAGNVIYLSSFSKTLSPALRIGWIVAKPEIIQKVSDVRMHTDYGTSNITQAICTELLASGDYDAHLSRLRIHLKEKRDYLDSLLKHHLSKFGSWHIPAGGFFIWFTFREEWNLSIKKLFHACLKQNVLFNPGTIYGQDEQPSIRFSFVYETKENLKRGITILAETIDLFVQEGK; translated from the coding sequence ATGACAAATTCACACCGCATTGTGACAGAGTTAAAAGAGAAAATTATGTCTGGAGAATGGCCCGTTTATACAAAACTTCCTACTCAAAACGAACTCGCTCAACAGTATCAAGTCAACCGCAGTACGGTCGTGAAAGCCATTGATGAGTTAAAATCATACGGATATGTAACTGCTGTGCAAGGAAGTGGCGTTTATGTCTCCACCGAATTAAGAAAAGCCGATTTGAAGCAGTTTCTCATGAATTGGGATCGTTTAAGTCAATGGTCGTTTTATTCTAGTAATAAGAGTCTCGTCAAAAAGATTAATGATTACGAGAACAATGCCAGCTATATTCAGTTAAGCAAAGGCGTGTTAGGAAAAGAACACATTCCAGATGCCTTAATCGCAAAAGCAATGACGAATGCCTCCATGCAACCTTTAGACCATGAGTATGGTGATGGGAAAGGCGATATTCGTTTTCGAAAAGCGATTTCTAAACACCTGGAGAAACGAGGTATTCACGTCGGTATTGAATCCATCATGGTTGTGTCAGGCGCGCTGAATGGCATTCAATTGATTGCTTCTTCTATTCTCCAAACCGGCTCACAGATCTATCTCGATACCCATTCTTTTCTCAATACGCTGAACTTTTTTCATTCACTAGGGATTCGAACATCACCGGTCCTTCAATTTGGAAACACCCATAACCTGAAAGACATGAAACCAAACCAGGCTGTTTATGTGAATTCACCTTTTCAAAACCCAACAACGTTATCTTTACATGCAAACGAACAAGACGATCTAATCAACTACACACATACAAAAAACATCGCCATTATAGAAGACAACATTTATGGAGATTTAGTATACGATGGGCATTATCCCTCCTTAAAATCAAAAGATAAAGCCGGGAATGTCATCTACCTTTCCAGCTTTTCTAAAACCCTCAGCCCTGCTTTAAGAATAGGATGGATTGTAGCAAAGCCAGAAATTATACAGAAAGTGAGCGACGTTCGTATGCATACCGATTATGGGACAAGCAACATCACTCAGGCAATCTGTACAGAATTGCTTGCAAGTGGGGATTATGACGCTCATCTAAGCAGGTTACGAATACATTTAAAAGAAAAAAGAGATTACCTCGACTCTTTGCTAAAGCATCATTTATCTAAATTTGGCTCGTGGCACATTCCAGCAGGTGGGTTCTTTATCTGGTTCACCTTTCGTGAAGAATGGAACCTCTCGATAAAAAAACTTTTTCACGCATGTTTAAAGCAAAACGTGCTCTTTAATCCAGGAACCATCTATGGGCAAGACGAACAACCGTCCATTCGCTTCTCTTTTGTCTATGAAACCAAAGAAAACCTAAAGCGCGGCATCACAATCCTTGCGGAGACCATTGATCTTTTCGTACAAGAAGGAAAATAG
- a CDS encoding serine hydrolase, with translation MNKYVKAMLYLTGVIGGGIIGYKYQQNQRALSLFDPETIAYNFQHMDQVMPSYDVAPAMVPFYFAKKTKSLPTTYSFKGETKSVEALLERTQTTGFLVIQDQTIIREDYFQGAHQATTFTSWSIAKSILSLLVGKAVEQGLIKDINEPITTYVPLLKKSGYHNVSIKHILQMASGVKFDETYEKRTSDIQKLFIKTLALNEGVDDVMAALQSKQSPGIAFDYNSSDTQALGMLIANVTGKQPSLYFQDEIWSQIGTTDRAFWLTDRHGQDYAFCGFNATLRDYAKLGQLCLQKGLWDGKQVVSEEWLYESTRVHEESFPTMNKAFGYGYQWWVPFNDNKDFLALGVWGQYLYIHPETKTIIVKTSADSDFVEHEEETITMMRSVALHM, from the coding sequence ATGAATAAGTATGTAAAGGCAATGCTTTACCTCACAGGAGTAATCGGCGGAGGTATTATCGGCTATAAATATCAGCAGAATCAGCGAGCCCTTTCCTTGTTTGATCCAGAAACAATTGCGTACAATTTCCAACATATGGACCAAGTGATGCCCAGTTATGACGTTGCACCTGCCATGGTTCCGTTCTATTTTGCTAAAAAAACAAAATCACTCCCGACCACTTATTCATTTAAAGGAGAAACCAAATCCGTTGAAGCGTTACTTGAACGCACGCAGACAACAGGATTTCTCGTTATTCAAGATCAAACGATCATTCGAGAAGACTATTTTCAAGGTGCCCATCAAGCGACGACATTTACTTCTTGGTCGATCGCAAAATCCATTCTTTCCTTACTAGTCGGAAAAGCAGTCGAACAAGGGCTTATCAAAGATATTAATGAGCCCATCACCACCTACGTGCCTCTGTTGAAAAAAAGCGGTTACCACAATGTTTCCATTAAGCATATTTTACAAATGGCGTCTGGTGTTAAATTTGATGAAACCTACGAAAAACGAACTTCTGATATTCAAAAACTTTTTATAAAGACACTTGCTTTAAATGAAGGTGTGGACGACGTAATGGCCGCGCTACAATCAAAGCAGTCACCTGGAATCGCTTTTGACTACAACAGTTCGGACACGCAAGCGTTAGGAATGTTAATTGCAAATGTAACTGGCAAACAACCTTCTCTCTATTTCCAAGATGAAATCTGGTCACAGATCGGAACGACCGATAGGGCTTTTTGGTTAACGGACCGACATGGACAAGATTATGCCTTTTGTGGATTTAACGCCACATTACGAGATTACGCAAAGCTTGGACAACTATGTCTACAAAAAGGGCTTTGGGACGGAAAACAAGTTGTTTCTGAAGAATGGCTCTATGAATCAACCCGTGTCCATGAAGAATCATTCCCAACTATGAACAAAGCGTTCGGCTATGGGTACCAGTGGTGGGTTCCCTTTAACGACAACAAGGATTTTCTCGCTCTAGGCGTGTGGGGACAGTACCTCTATATCCATCCAGAAACAAAAACAATTATTGTGAAAACAAGCGCCGACTCCGATTTTGTGGAGCACGAGGAAGAGACTATAACGATGATGAGAAGCGTAGCCCTTCACATGTAA
- a CDS encoding DUF4166 domain-containing protein: protein MKSIYEQAMGTAFQSLHPKLQEKFSLTSDQHVMARSVGVMDQVWGGAFYMKPALQILAKKHLTFKERGENIPFVLENVAYRNQSGIECFAWLRSFQFTNVERRFDATMIYDAKTRRIVDYLGIDQDVISTISANVSEGGGLKLTSNPLMIPFHQRLVRVPKWLNGTAEVMEWYDDANDVFRIHVEVTNPYFGTIFGYEGSFVTDYYPIDHIPESAIPRNERIKA from the coding sequence ATGAAGTCTATTTATGAGCAGGCGATGGGAACCGCTTTTCAATCCTTACACCCGAAGCTACAGGAAAAGTTTTCATTAACTTCAGATCAACACGTGATGGCTCGATCGGTTGGGGTGATGGATCAGGTATGGGGAGGTGCCTTTTATATGAAGCCCGCTTTACAGATACTCGCAAAAAAGCATTTGACGTTTAAAGAGCGAGGTGAGAACATTCCGTTTGTTTTAGAGAATGTGGCGTACCGAAACCAATCGGGCATTGAATGTTTTGCATGGCTAAGAAGTTTTCAGTTTACGAACGTAGAGCGCCGTTTTGATGCAACGATGATCTACGATGCAAAAACGAGACGAATTGTGGATTACCTTGGGATTGATCAAGACGTCATCTCAACTATTTCAGCAAACGTTTCAGAAGGCGGTGGTTTGAAGCTGACGTCCAATCCACTAATGATCCCATTTCATCAACGTTTGGTTCGCGTTCCGAAATGGCTGAATGGAACAGCGGAAGTAATGGAATGGTACGATGATGCCAATGACGTTTTTCGCATTCATGTTGAGGTGACAAATCCGTATTTTGGAACCATATTCGGGTACGAAGGATCATTTGTAACAGACTATTACCCAATCGATCATATTCCAGAATCGGCTATACCGCGAAACGAACGGATCAAAGCGTAA
- a CDS encoding TetR/AcrR family transcriptional regulator, translating to MRTLTDDDYQKLLNLFAHKGITFTTNDVARELGISKRTIYEWFHNKSAIIEKTIDYVFADLQKESMSIAENQCHTADKIKAFFDGVPDMYQVGWLIQHSEALEKHYPELMLYIDRRLDQVWDTLLRIVENQLSPTASIVIRTMLTETMQKLLSPHYLETHQLTYKQGFEAFTEVMLYGLIGSKDKRSDERNE from the coding sequence ATGCGTACGCTCACAGACGATGATTATCAGAAGCTATTGAACCTGTTTGCACATAAGGGAATTACGTTTACTACCAATGATGTTGCGCGGGAACTTGGGATCAGTAAGCGCACGATCTATGAATGGTTTCATAATAAATCAGCCATCATTGAAAAGACGATTGACTATGTCTTTGCTGATTTACAGAAAGAAAGCATGTCGATTGCAGAAAACCAGTGCCATACAGCTGACAAAATTAAAGCATTTTTTGACGGTGTTCCTGATATGTACCAAGTAGGCTGGCTTATTCAGCACAGTGAAGCATTAGAAAAACATTATCCTGAACTCATGTTGTACATTGACCGCCGATTAGATCAAGTTTGGGACACACTATTGCGAATAGTGGAAAATCAGCTATCACCTACTGCGTCCATTGTTATTAGGACCATGTTGACAGAAACGATGCAAAAACTACTGAGCCCGCATTATCTTGAAACCCATCAACTCACTTATAAACAAGGATTTGAAGCTTTTACCGAAGTCATGCTTTATGGACTAATTGGGTCCAAAGACAAAAGGAGTGATGAGCGTAATGAATAA
- a CDS encoding RidA family protein encodes MNRGNVVRKISRKNPRDMPEPVGDYSHVTRVPAGASLVVTSGQIGTDMNGNVPKGLKDQVHNTFTNITKTLESEGLSQDNIIKVNIWATEEIDWNDFDLKWNELFEKDYPSMTIAYVTALGLPELKIEIELWCAEI; translated from the coding sequence ATGAATAGAGGTAATGTTGTGAGAAAGATTAGTAGAAAGAACCCTCGTGATATGCCTGAACCAGTAGGCGACTACAGCCATGTCACAAGAGTTCCTGCAGGAGCAAGTTTAGTTGTCACATCAGGTCAGATCGGGACTGATATGAACGGAAATGTTCCTAAAGGATTAAAGGATCAAGTCCACAATACGTTTACAAACATCACAAAAACGCTTGAGTCTGAAGGATTGTCTCAAGATAACATCATAAAAGTGAACATTTGGGCTACAGAAGAAATTGATTGGAATGATTTTGATTTAAAGTGGAACGAACTTTTTGAAAAAGACTATCCATCTATGACGATTGCATATGTAACAGCATTGGGTTTGCCTGAACTGAAAATAGAAATTGAACTATGGTGTGCTGAGATTTAA
- a CDS encoding alcohol dehydrogenase catalytic domain-containing protein: MKAVTFQGKKNIQMKEIQAPSIKENTDIIVKITASGICGSDLHLYHGGIVPEQDYVIGHEPMGIVEEVGSEVKTLKKGDRVVIPFNVSCGDCFFCNHQMESQCDNSNDNPHSDAGGLFGFAEDFGNHPGGQAEYLRVPYGDTTSFKVPEDSELEDESVVFLSDVIPTAYWSVKHSGVKKGDTVIILGSGPIGLMAQKFAWLEGATRVIAVDEVPHRLEHGKKTNKVETYNFAENPEIGQLLYDQTNGGADVIIDCVGMDGTVPKGEPHGSEHDNQFGTIQPIITASQSVRKFGTVQITGVYGSEANGFPLGDFFTRNVSLKMGQAPVVHLMPKLYEMIKNKTFDPTDIITHKVKLEDASDAYRVFDEKTEGSIKTIFKP; the protein is encoded by the coding sequence ATGAAGGCTGTTACATTTCAAGGTAAGAAGAACATTCAGATGAAAGAGATTCAAGCACCATCTATTAAAGAAAATACGGATATCATCGTAAAAATTACAGCAAGCGGCATTTGCGGCTCTGATCTTCATTTATATCATGGAGGTATTGTACCAGAACAAGATTATGTGATTGGTCATGAACCGATGGGGATTGTTGAAGAAGTTGGTTCAGAAGTGAAGACGCTTAAAAAAGGGGATCGCGTAGTCATTCCTTTTAACGTCAGCTGCGGAGACTGCTTTTTCTGCAACCATCAAATGGAGAGTCAGTGCGACAATTCTAATGACAACCCTCATTCAGATGCTGGCGGGCTATTCGGTTTTGCTGAAGATTTCGGAAACCATCCCGGAGGTCAAGCTGAATATTTACGTGTTCCATATGGTGATACTACTTCATTTAAAGTACCCGAGGATAGTGAATTAGAGGACGAAAGCGTGGTTTTTCTCTCTGATGTTATTCCAACTGCGTATTGGAGCGTTAAGCACAGCGGAGTGAAAAAGGGCGATACGGTAATCATTCTTGGTTCAGGTCCTATTGGTTTAATGGCACAAAAATTCGCCTGGTTAGAAGGGGCCACACGTGTAATCGCTGTTGACGAAGTTCCACACCGACTTGAGCACGGCAAAAAAACAAACAAAGTCGAGACATATAATTTCGCTGAAAACCCTGAAATCGGGCAACTCCTTTACGATCAAACAAACGGTGGTGCAGATGTCATTATCGACTGTGTCGGAATGGATGGTACCGTGCCAAAAGGAGAGCCACACGGTTCCGAACATGATAACCAATTCGGCACAATTCAGCCCATTATCACGGCAAGTCAATCAGTCCGTAAGTTTGGGACTGTTCAAATAACAGGCGTTTACGGAAGCGAAGCCAATGGATTCCCCCTCGGTGATTTCTTTACTAGAAACGTCTCTTTAAAAATGGGACAAGCACCCGTGGTTCACTTGATGCCGAAACTTTATGAGATGATTAAAAACAAGACATTCGATCCAACTGACATCATCACTCACAAAGTGAAGCTTGAAGATGCATCGGATGCTTACCGAGTTTTTGATGAAAAGACAGAAGGTAGCATTAAGACGATCTTTAAACCATAA
- a CDS encoding DoxX-like family protein encodes MKKSKPIYVETFIKSDLDTVWAYTQEPDLHQKWDLRFSDITYIPKEHPDAAQQFTYQTTIGFGLAIKGTGESVGEHVKENEKQSSLSFWADSPLSLIESGGGYWKYVEHDQGMQFLTQYNYQTKWGALGKGVDLVFKPLMGWATAWSFDTLRLWLEKGIPPTLSFSRSLLFFLCSLVLSLIWIYQGLVPKLLFQDSGELALLTSTGWFQGKESFVLYMLGAGQILFGLSFFLWSHRRILHYVNIVALLGLAIGSLVQTSFIYTAPFNPATLTLAMVALSIIVLINLRDLPFASNCKRKKG; translated from the coding sequence ATGAAGAAATCGAAACCGATTTATGTTGAAACGTTTATCAAAAGTGATCTTGATACGGTTTGGGCCTATACGCAAGAACCTGACCTGCATCAAAAATGGGACTTACGATTTTCAGATATTACATATATTCCAAAAGAACATCCAGATGCGGCGCAGCAATTCACCTATCAAACAACGATTGGTTTTGGTCTTGCCATTAAAGGGACAGGTGAAAGTGTTGGCGAGCATGTGAAAGAAAATGAAAAACAATCATCTTTATCGTTTTGGGCAGATTCACCGCTCTCGTTAATCGAAAGTGGAGGTGGCTACTGGAAATATGTTGAGCATGATCAGGGTATGCAGTTTTTGACTCAGTATAACTATCAAACGAAGTGGGGGGCTCTTGGTAAAGGGGTGGACCTTGTGTTCAAACCGCTGATGGGCTGGGCGACGGCATGGAGTTTTGATACCCTCCGCTTATGGCTTGAAAAAGGTATTCCGCCAACTCTCTCGTTTTCACGTAGTCTACTCTTCTTTCTTTGTTCATTGGTCTTATCATTGATATGGATCTATCAAGGACTTGTCCCAAAGCTTTTGTTCCAAGATTCAGGGGAACTAGCTTTACTTACATCGACGGGGTGGTTTCAAGGAAAGGAATCCTTCGTGCTATACATGCTTGGCGCTGGTCAAATTTTATTTGGTTTAAGCTTCTTCTTATGGAGTCATAGACGGATTCTTCATTATGTAAATATCGTCGCGTTGCTTGGGTTAGCGATCGGATCGCTCGTACAAACAAGTTTTATTTATACAGCTCCGTTTAACCCAGCTACGTTAACACTCGCCATGGTTGCGTTATCCATCATTGTGTTAATCAACCTTAGAGATTTGCCTTTTGCTTCAAACTGCAAACGTAAGAAAGGGTGA
- a CDS encoding MerR family transcriptional regulator: MDYFSTGDVSKKLKLSLRTLRYYDQIGLVKPTRKELNGKRYYTPDDLLLLQKVLLLKATSMSLNDIHNVIRHVTIQKTLVVHKEQLEQTIQQLQQSLAYTHTLLNILKLEGEIQWDQLLPLLSEENQSLKQEIKKKAFETLFNDEEQEVLAELPKMGDDPNTMAKWINLIKRIDLCIEENKSPISREGQLIAHDTLLLSNETFKGNAELADKFWLARKSKETSADLNLYPVREEVVVFMEEAILHFENNS, from the coding sequence ATGGATTATTTTTCAACTGGTGACGTTTCAAAGAAATTAAAGCTCTCTTTACGAACCCTACGCTATTATGACCAAATTGGGTTGGTCAAACCTACGCGAAAAGAGCTGAACGGCAAGCGGTACTATACCCCTGATGATTTACTATTGTTGCAAAAGGTTTTATTGTTAAAGGCGACGTCGATGTCGTTGAACGATATTCACAACGTGATCCGCCATGTCACCATCCAAAAAACGCTTGTTGTCCATAAAGAACAGCTTGAACAAACGATCCAGCAGCTACAGCAATCGCTGGCGTATACCCATACTCTTTTGAATATCTTAAAGTTGGAAGGAGAGATTCAGTGGGATCAACTGCTGCCCCTTTTATCAGAAGAGAATCAATCCTTGAAGCAGGAGATCAAAAAGAAAGCATTCGAAACATTATTCAACGATGAGGAACAAGAAGTCTTAGCTGAACTTCCAAAAATGGGGGACGATCCCAATACGATGGCGAAATGGATTAATCTTATTAAACGAATTGATCTATGTATTGAGGAGAACAAATCGCCCATTTCTCGAGAAGGTCAACTAATCGCCCACGATACACTCCTTTTATCAAACGAGACCTTTAAAGGAAATGCAGAATTAGCGGACAAATTCTGGCTCGCGCGTAAGTCGAAAGAAACCTCCGCTGATTTGAATTTGTACCCTGTTCGAGAAGAAGTGGTCGTCTTTATGGAAGAAGCCATCCTTCATTTTGAAAACAATTCATGA
- a CDS encoding cytochrome b5 domain-containing protein, with the protein MKKLALILGSSAMLLAACGGEDATDEGDAPDQEETTNQEETTDQDRTFTMEELSEYDGQDGNDAYVAVDGVVYDVTDVGAWADGEHAPAGGLPAGHDHTEEIQSSPHGTSVLEDLPTVGTLEEE; encoded by the coding sequence GTGAAAAAATTGGCACTGATTTTAGGTAGCTCAGCTATGCTACTTGCTGCTTGTGGCGGAGAAGACGCAACCGATGAAGGTGACGCACCGGACCAAGAAGAGACAACGAATCAAGAAGAGACAACCGATCAAGATCGAACATTCACAATGGAAGAACTCAGTGAGTACGATGGTCAAGATGGAAACGATGCCTATGTAGCCGTTGATGGCGTCGTGTACGATGTGACAGATGTTGGCGCTTGGGCAGATGGTGAACATGCTCCTGCTGGCGGATTACCTGCTGGTCATGACCACACCGAAGAAATTCAGTCGTCCCCACACGGTACGAGTGTATTAGAAGACTTACCTACTGTAGGGACACTTGAAGAAGAGTAA